From Elusimicrobiota bacterium:
GATATGGACTCTCTCACCATCAGCGGCAAGTACCTGAGTTCCGTTCCCGTGGCCAAGGCCCCGAACTACCACTCGGACGCCTCCACCGTAACGGCGGGCACGACCTCGGCGGACGCGGGCGGCTGGCTGTACAACAATACGATGTCTAACGCCAACCTCGGAACCGTGTGGGTCAACTGCACGCACACCGACACCAAGGGCAGCGTCTGGACGACGTACTAATTCAGCAAAGACCGTAGAAAAGAGGCTCCCGGCGCAAGCCGGGAGCCTCTTGCTCTTGCTGGAGGGACCCTCGAGTTATGGGATTTCTTGCGTTCGCGTGGGGAGCGTGCCTGGGGAGCTTCGCCAACGTCCTCATCCAGCGCCTTCCCAAGCAGCAGTCCGTCGTTTCCCCGCGTTCGCGCTGCCCCCATTGCCGCAAGGCCATCGCCTGGCATGACAATCTCCCCGTCTTTAGCTGGCTGGCGCTCAAGGGGCGCTGCCGCTCCTGCCGGGCCCGGATATCGCCCCGCTATCCGGCCGTGGAAGCGGCGGGGGCGCTGCTTTCCCTGGGGCTGTGGCTGCGCTGGGGAGACTTTCCTTGGGTCGCGGCGGCGAGCCTGGCCGCGACGGCTCTTTTGGCCATCGCATTGATCGACTGGGATACCTTCCTCATCCCGGACGAGCTTTCTTTGGGCCTGCTGGTCCTGGGCTGGATCGCGGCTCCCGTCAATCCCTATCT
This genomic window contains:
- a CDS encoding prepilin peptidase; the encoded protein is MGFLAFAWGACLGSFANVLIQRLPKQQSVVSPRSRCPHCRKAIAWHDNLPVFSWLALKGRCRSCRARISPRYPAVEAAGALLSLGLWLRWGDFPWVAAASLAATALLAIALIDWDTFLIPDELSLGLLVLGWIAAPVNPYLLEGFSHRIWAFAWSLLGSAVGFLLCWGVAWVGEKIFKREAMGGGDVKLLAAVGAWSGGLGAFDCLMLGSLLGAAYGAPQMLQGRLKRFDPIPFGPFLSAAALFNLFWLLPLGFPFAY